A region of Asticcacaulis excentricus DNA encodes the following proteins:
- a CDS encoding KpsF/GutQ family sugar-phosphate isomerase, whose product MVLETALEATSALQAAQQTVEIETAGLSALREALDGELGQRFEAAIDTILKAQAQGGRIIVTGMGKSGHIGRKIAASLASTGALSHFVHPAEASHGDLGMVGNNDVVLALSWSGEAPELADIIAYTRRFEVPLIAITSGAKSALGSAADIALVLPKMAEACPNGLAPTTSTTMQLAMGDCITVALLSMRKFTAQDFRQYHPGGKLGSRLLKVRDLMHSGEAMPLVGEETPLSQAIVEMSSKRYGMTGVVDAEGHLTGIVTDGDLRRAFSEGFTDRAVSEMMTKAPRVTTPDTLASQLLAEMNARNITGMFAVENDRPVGVIHLHEILRAGVA is encoded by the coding sequence ATGGTTCTTGAAACCGCCCTTGAGGCCACCTCTGCCCTTCAGGCCGCACAGCAGACCGTCGAGATAGAAACCGCCGGCCTGAGCGCTTTGCGTGAGGCGCTGGATGGTGAACTGGGGCAGCGTTTCGAGGCCGCCATCGACACCATACTGAAGGCGCAGGCGCAAGGTGGGCGGATCATCGTCACCGGTATGGGTAAGTCCGGTCATATCGGGCGCAAGATCGCCGCCTCGCTGGCTTCGACAGGGGCCCTGTCGCACTTTGTGCATCCGGCGGAGGCCAGCCACGGCGACCTCGGCATGGTCGGCAATAATGACGTGGTGCTGGCCCTGTCGTGGTCGGGCGAAGCGCCGGAACTGGCCGACATCATCGCCTATACGCGCCGCTTTGAGGTGCCGCTGATCGCGATTACGTCGGGTGCCAAAAGCGCGCTGGGCTCTGCGGCCGATATCGCGCTGGTCTTGCCGAAGATGGCCGAGGCCTGCCCCAATGGTCTCGCGCCGACCACCTCTACCACCATGCAACTGGCTATGGGCGACTGCATTACCGTGGCGCTTCTCTCGATGCGTAAGTTCACAGCGCAGGATTTCCGACAGTATCATCCGGGTGGCAAGCTGGGGTCACGCCTGCTCAAGGTGCGCGACCTGATGCACAGCGGCGAGGCCATGCCACTGGTGGGCGAGGAGACCCCTCTGTCTCAGGCCATTGTCGAGATGTCCTCAAAGCGCTACGGCATGACCGGCGTGGTGGATGCGGAGGGCCACCTGACCGGTATTGTCACCGACGGTGACCTGCGCCGCGCCTTCAGTGAAGGCTTCACTGATCGGGCCGTTTCAGAGATGATGACAAAAGCCCCGCGCGTAACCACGCCGGACACGCTGGCCTCACAGCTTCTGGCGGAAATGAACGCACGCAACATTACCGGAATGTTTGCGGTTGAAAACGACCGCCCTGTCGGCGTCATCCACCTTCACGAAATCCTGCGGGCCGGGGTGGCTTAA
- a CDS encoding ISL3 family transposase, translated as MQNALKPSNLVPAGFEVVNAVTDGAATVVTVRATNRGSACPCCGSLSERVRSRYCRRVGDLPLAGRPVRLLVSARRFQCDFVSCKRRIFTERYDSAILVPWARRTARLDYVVHQLGLALGGRPAASFASRLMVPVSNDTLLRVVRRRSGKAFAPPSVIGIDDWAWRRNQRYGTIICDLERRRPIRLLPDREPATAEAWLGGQPQITIVARDRGGGYGGAVAKALPQATQVADRWHLMENASQAFRDAVRKSMRQVRAAIGATVINADLLTSAERLQYEGYLRREDTNATILKQSESGASIREISRVTGHSRGMVRKILRGQRSDIFRVRESSLELHLPWLDEQWVAGHRNGAELWRRLKALGFQGSMRVVTEWATRRRRSEKADAESLQRVPSARTIARLMTVGRDTLSKAETLLVAAIEGGVPSLVEARDLVAKFHTMIRKKAMAELDPWVEQAKASLITSFANGVARDRAAVSAAISSSWSNGQTEGQITKLKLVKRQMYGRAKIDLLQARLVDVY; from the coding sequence ATGCAAAACGCCCTCAAACCTTCCAACCTCGTCCCCGCCGGCTTCGAGGTCGTTAACGCGGTGACCGACGGTGCTGCCACCGTTGTCACGGTGCGCGCGACGAACAGGGGCAGCGCTTGTCCATGCTGCGGTTCATTATCCGAACGTGTCCGCAGCCGGTATTGTCGCCGTGTCGGTGATTTGCCACTGGCTGGGCGGCCGGTGCGCCTTCTTGTTTCGGCGCGTCGCTTTCAGTGCGACTTCGTCTCATGCAAGCGACGCATCTTTACCGAGCGGTACGATAGTGCGATCCTGGTCCCATGGGCACGCCGGACAGCTCGGCTCGACTATGTCGTTCACCAACTCGGCTTGGCATTGGGAGGCCGCCCGGCCGCCAGTTTTGCCTCGCGCCTGATGGTTCCGGTGAGCAACGATACATTGCTGCGCGTCGTTCGACGGCGAAGCGGAAAGGCATTTGCACCTCCAAGCGTAATCGGCATTGACGACTGGGCTTGGCGTCGCAATCAGCGCTACGGGACGATTATTTGTGACCTGGAACGACGGCGACCAATCCGACTTCTTCCCGACAGAGAGCCGGCAACGGCTGAGGCGTGGCTCGGTGGCCAACCGCAAATTACCATTGTCGCCCGGGATCGCGGCGGCGGTTACGGCGGGGCCGTGGCCAAGGCGCTACCCCAAGCGACACAAGTGGCGGATCGCTGGCATCTGATGGAGAATGCCAGCCAGGCATTCAGGGATGCCGTGCGGAAATCTATGCGCCAGGTCCGGGCGGCAATAGGCGCAACTGTAATCAATGCGGACTTGCTCACCTCGGCTGAACGGCTCCAATACGAAGGCTACCTTCGACGTGAAGATACCAACGCCACGATCCTTAAACAGTCGGAAAGCGGAGCTTCGATCCGGGAGATTTCCCGGGTTACCGGTCATAGCCGCGGTATGGTCAGGAAAATCTTGCGGGGCCAACGTTCGGACATTTTTCGCGTTCGTGAAAGCTCCCTTGAACTACACTTGCCATGGCTGGATGAACAATGGGTGGCCGGCCATCGAAATGGTGCCGAGCTTTGGCGACGTCTCAAAGCCTTAGGCTTCCAAGGTTCAATGCGGGTCGTTACCGAGTGGGCGACAAGGCGGCGACGTTCGGAAAAGGCCGACGCTGAAAGCTTACAGCGTGTTCCGTCGGCGAGGACCATTGCCAGGCTAATGACAGTGGGCCGAGATACCTTGTCGAAAGCGGAAACCTTGCTCGTCGCGGCTATCGAAGGCGGCGTTCCGTCACTTGTCGAAGCACGCGACCTTGTTGCGAAATTCCACACCATGATCCGCAAAAAGGCCATGGCTGAACTCGACCCCTGGGTCGAGCAAGCAAAAGCCAGCCTGATCACCTCGTTCGCTAACGGCGTAGCCAGGGACCGGGCGGCAGTTAGCGCGGCGATCTCCTCATCATGGTCCAACGGCCAGACAGAGGGACAGATCACTAAACTGAAGCTCGTGAAGCGCCAGATGTACGGCCGCGCCAAGATCGATCTTCTTCAGGCGCGGTTGGTGGATGTTTATTGA
- a CDS encoding cytidylyltransferase domain-containing protein, translating into MDSEPDSSRNPKSANHVSNYKNRGDYMEKVYAIIPVKEKSNRIKRKNFIDFYKGLSLLEIKIQQCISSGVFSDVFVSSDAEEAELISKKYNIKFIKRDPYFCDPLTPWGEVIKGVALSVPAEDDAFLMWLHVTNPLFKNFNGLIEALKNNPGYDSCSTVTEHHHFMLNSDYLPINHKWGPWHTYTQGTKPVYQLNLAASLIRKRTMAENRYILGDMPYFHSISFTEGLDIDTHEEFLIAQLLYNQLMNPRSTLTS; encoded by the coding sequence ATGGATTCAGAACCCGATTCATCGCGCAACCCAAAATCCGCCAACCACGTGAGCAATTACAAAAATAGAGGAGATTACATGGAAAAAGTATATGCCATTATTCCAGTAAAGGAAAAATCAAATCGTATAAAAAGGAAAAATTTTATCGATTTTTATAAAGGGCTGTCGTTGTTGGAGATAAAAATTCAACAATGTATTTCTTCGGGTGTATTTTCGGATGTTTTTGTTTCAAGTGATGCCGAAGAAGCTGAATTAATTTCAAAAAAGTACAATATAAAATTTATAAAGCGCGATCCCTACTTTTGCGACCCACTCACACCCTGGGGTGAGGTCATAAAAGGTGTTGCCCTCAGCGTTCCTGCGGAAGATGACGCGTTTCTGATGTGGCTGCATGTCACCAATCCACTTTTCAAAAACTTTAACGGATTGATTGAAGCGTTAAAGAATAATCCGGGTTACGACTCTTGCAGTACAGTAACAGAACACCACCACTTCATGCTTAATTCGGACTATTTACCCATAAACCACAAATGGGGGCCGTGGCACACGTACACACAAGGTACCAAGCCTGTCTACCAGTTGAACCTTGCCGCCAGCCTCATACGCAAACGCACCATGGCCGAAAATCGTTATATCCTCGGGGATATGCCATATTTCCACTCGATATCCTTTACCGAAGGACTGGATATAGATACGCACGAAGAGTTTCTAATCGCTCAACTTCTTTACAACCAATTGATGAACCCAAGATCAACCCTAACGAGTTAG
- a CDS encoding glycosyltransferase family 2 protein — MDVAVTDEPAKQDVPRSLWSRILFAVQHMFVRAQDYLSSGFDARRRHIHISGRVFDEAWYLENNADVAGYDGSFEQHFFLHGIDEGRKARFFDSHWYYRNHKDSGLLRMDAWTHYCRFGIHENRAARFLYIHGGVERPINRNYGDWVWQFDTLNDRKVQNLHGLRLTLGLSQKFSVVAAISDSDSPELIRRVVKAIKDQIYETFEAILAVTPAARSIVEGELKGDKRFTLINTSGTEAESYSKLLEAAKTDHVAFMRSCDILDPAALVWVAYGLHERPQAQVFYADEDRMDTEDMRKDPYFKPDFNYELFLTHNMLGGFTVYRRDLIEAVGGIDPEAGDDALYDLALRVYEQRGGDAFVHIPRVLNHVRGRAVYREAQVATVNRHLKRLRKSAEVMKAPELEGYNRVRYALPKRLPKVSILIPTRDKAELLRFCLGSLLEKTSYTNYEVIIIDNGSVEPETFAYFEEVKADKRVRVIRDERPFNFSQLNNKGVAQAKGSYVCLMNNDIEILTPDWLEEMVSFAQQPDVGCVGARLWYPDDTLQHGGVLIGFFDVAGHMHKHIKRGETGYANRASLHQSLSAVTAAVLLIRKETYNAVGGLDEGLAVAFNDVDFCLRVRDAGYRNIYTPYAEMYHHESASRGAEDSPEKKAREQREIQTIKTRYGQSMRRCPAFSPNLSLTSEDMSFAFPPRVPTVEDILIDLRKRGGDVLDEKPVTSLVTINS; from the coding sequence ATGGACGTTGCGGTCACAGACGAACCTGCCAAACAGGATGTGCCCCGCTCACTCTGGAGCCGGATTTTGTTTGCTGTGCAGCATATGTTTGTGCGTGCGCAGGATTACTTGTCTAGTGGTTTTGACGCGCGTCGCCGACATATTCACATTTCCGGGCGTGTCTTTGATGAAGCTTGGTATCTGGAAAACAACGCAGATGTGGCCGGTTACGACGGGTCATTCGAACAGCATTTTTTCCTGCATGGCATTGATGAAGGCCGTAAAGCGCGTTTTTTTGATTCACACTGGTATTATCGCAACCACAAAGACTCTGGTTTGTTGCGCATGGATGCCTGGACCCACTATTGCCGTTTCGGCATCCATGAAAACCGCGCGGCTAGGTTTTTATACATTCATGGCGGTGTGGAGCGTCCGATCAATCGGAACTATGGCGATTGGGTCTGGCAGTTCGACACGCTGAATGACCGCAAGGTGCAAAATCTGCACGGCTTACGCCTGACGCTTGGGCTCAGTCAAAAGTTTAGTGTTGTGGCGGCCATCAGTGACAGCGACTCGCCGGAATTGATCCGACGTGTGGTTAAGGCCATCAAAGACCAGATATACGAGACGTTTGAAGCCATTCTGGCCGTGACCCCCGCCGCACGATCCATCGTCGAAGGGGAATTGAAAGGCGATAAGCGCTTCACACTGATCAACACCTCTGGCACAGAGGCCGAAAGTTACAGCAAATTGCTGGAGGCGGCGAAAACCGACCATGTCGCCTTCATGCGGTCTTGCGACATACTCGATCCGGCCGCCTTGGTGTGGGTGGCTTATGGTCTGCATGAAAGACCGCAGGCTCAGGTCTTCTATGCGGATGAAGATCGCATGGACACAGAAGACATGCGCAAAGATCCCTATTTCAAGCCGGACTTCAATTACGAGCTGTTTTTGACCCATAATATGCTGGGTGGGTTTACCGTTTATCGCCGCGATCTGATCGAAGCCGTGGGTGGCATTGATCCGGAGGCGGGCGACGATGCGCTTTATGACCTGGCCCTGAGAGTTTATGAGCAAAGGGGAGGGGACGCCTTTGTTCATATACCGCGTGTTCTCAACCATGTGCGAGGGCGCGCAGTCTATCGAGAGGCGCAGGTCGCTACGGTCAACCGGCATCTGAAGCGCTTACGCAAATCGGCGGAGGTTATGAAGGCGCCGGAGCTTGAAGGCTATAATCGCGTGCGCTATGCCCTGCCTAAGCGTCTGCCCAAGGTGAGCATACTGATACCCACACGCGACAAGGCCGAATTGCTGCGGTTTTGTCTGGGCTCTTTGCTGGAAAAGACAAGCTACACCAATTACGAAGTTATCATCATTGATAACGGATCGGTTGAGCCCGAAACCTTTGCCTATTTTGAAGAGGTCAAGGCCGACAAAAGGGTCCGGGTCATTCGTGATGAGCGTCCGTTCAATTTCTCACAGTTGAACAACAAGGGCGTAGCCCAGGCTAAGGGCAGCTATGTCTGCCTGATGAACAACGATATCGAAATCCTGACGCCAGACTGGCTGGAAGAAATGGTGTCCTTCGCCCAGCAGCCGGATGTCGGCTGTGTGGGGGCGCGCCTATGGTATCCCGACGACACCTTGCAGCATGGTGGGGTGTTGATTGGCTTCTTCGACGTCGCTGGCCATATGCACAAACATATCAAGCGCGGAGAAACGGGCTATGCGAATCGCGCGTCTCTGCATCAGTCCCTGAGCGCGGTGACCGCGGCGGTTCTGCTTATTCGTAAGGAGACCTACAACGCCGTAGGCGGCCTTGATGAGGGGCTTGCCGTGGCCTTCAATGACGTGGATTTCTGTCTCAGGGTCCGGGATGCCGGTTACCGCAATATCTACACGCCTTATGCCGAGATGTACCACCACGAATCGGCCTCGCGCGGTGCGGAGGATTCACCTGAAAAGAAGGCGCGTGAGCAGCGTGAAATCCAGACGATCAAGACCCGCTACGGCCAGTCGATGCGCCGGTGCCCGGCCTTCAGTCCGAACCTTTCCCTGACCTCGGAAGATATGTCGTTTGCCTTCCCGCCGCGCGTGCCAACGGTCGAGGACATTCTCATCGACCTGCGCAAGCGAGGAGGCGATGTGTTGGACGAAAAGCCCGTGACCTCCCTCGTAACGATCAACAGCTAA
- a CDS encoding glycosyltransferase family 61 protein yields the protein MYDDTGRFVGLSSLMRGVTFPITFGADYEGAAEKVPGTVFYAGFLYHDHFGHFLTESLSRFWYLFYSGEKIRPVFNTIPGIRELSDMNKFFLNKLGVNSEDVLLIDRPLRFENVIVPRAGFELGNPNYVLEQLNVFKHISSAQLNAFDGLDKSAPVYVSRTKFNNRKIHGEQYLEGVLKYNGWNIVHPEMHSLSDQISIFNSSNIYCGVLGSAMHNLLFSNEGKRPIYIERTRGTPHTLMAFKCADEMLGHNSLYIDASNNLLPTYGQRGPFLIDPEKVLRELRNIGLINSSYPPFNYNEVERQYREDWETYT from the coding sequence GTGTACGATGACACAGGGCGTTTTGTAGGCCTGTCGTCGTTAATGCGCGGCGTCACTTTTCCCATCACCTTTGGAGCTGATTACGAAGGAGCGGCTGAAAAGGTGCCTGGAACTGTCTTTTATGCTGGGTTTTTATATCACGATCATTTCGGCCATTTTTTAACCGAGTCGCTATCGCGGTTTTGGTATTTGTTTTATTCTGGCGAAAAAATTAGACCGGTATTTAATACTATTCCAGGAATTCGCGAGTTGTCCGATATGAATAAGTTCTTTCTAAATAAATTAGGTGTAAATTCAGAGGATGTCTTACTTATTGATCGCCCTTTACGTTTTGAAAACGTGATTGTTCCTAGGGCCGGTTTTGAACTTGGGAATCCAAACTATGTTTTAGAACAGTTGAACGTTTTTAAACATATTTCGTCTGCACAATTAAATGCATTTGACGGATTAGATAAAAGTGCACCTGTTTATGTTTCAAGAACAAAATTTAATAACAGAAAAATCCATGGTGAGCAATATTTAGAAGGTGTTTTAAAATATAACGGATGGAATATTGTTCATCCAGAAATGCATTCATTATCAGATCAAATATCTATATTTAACTCATCGAATATATACTGCGGGGTATTGGGGAGTGCTATGCACAATTTACTTTTTTCTAATGAGGGAAAGCGGCCGATATATATAGAGCGTACGCGAGGAACGCCGCACACACTTATGGCCTTTAAATGTGCTGATGAAATGCTGGGGCACAATTCACTTTACATAGACGCAAGTAATAATCTTCTGCCAACGTATGGCCAGCGCGGACCTTTTCTAATTGATCCAGAAAAGGTTTTGCGAGAATTGCGAAATATTGGATTAATTAATTCTTCCTACCCTCCCTTCAATTACAATGAAGTCGAACGTCAATATAGAGAAGATTGGGAAACCTACACCTGA
- the kdsA gene encoding 3-deoxy-8-phosphooctulonate synthase, whose product MSELRANPVVELASAKFGNHLPISVIAGPCQLESREHALEVASALKEISERLGFGIIFKTSFDKANRTSAKAARGIGLKDALPIFAEIRESLGLAVLTDVHESQQCAPVAEAVDVLQIPAFLCRQTDLLLAAAATGRAINVKKGQFLAPWDMKNVLDKIVLGGNPNVLLCDRGTSFGYNTLVSDFRGLPIMASTGAPVIFDATHSVQQPGGLGGSSGGQREFVPVLARAAVAVGVAGLFIETHPDPDNAPSDGPNMVPLASFEGLMRDLMAIDQVAKAITARDSAH is encoded by the coding sequence ATGTCCGAATTGCGAGCCAATCCCGTCGTCGAACTTGCCTCTGCCAAGTTCGGCAATCACCTGCCGATCTCGGTCATTGCCGGGCCCTGCCAATTGGAAAGCCGCGAGCACGCGCTGGAAGTGGCGTCGGCGCTAAAAGAAATCTCCGAGCGTCTCGGCTTTGGCATCATCTTCAAGACCTCGTTTGATAAGGCCAACCGTACCTCGGCTAAGGCGGCGCGCGGTATCGGCCTTAAGGACGCTCTGCCCATCTTTGCGGAAATCCGTGAGAGCCTTGGTCTTGCCGTCCTCACCGACGTGCACGAGTCGCAACAATGCGCCCCGGTGGCCGAAGCCGTCGATGTGCTGCAAATCCCGGCCTTCCTCTGCCGTCAGACGGACCTGCTGCTGGCGGCCGCTGCCACGGGCCGCGCCATCAATGTCAAGAAGGGGCAGTTCCTCGCCCCCTGGGACATGAAGAATGTGCTCGACAAGATCGTACTGGGTGGCAATCCGAACGTGCTCCTGTGTGATCGCGGCACCAGCTTTGGCTACAACACGCTGGTGTCGGACTTCCGCGGCCTCCCGATCATGGCCTCGACCGGGGCGCCCGTGATCTTTGATGCCACCCACTCGGTGCAGCAGCCCGGCGGTCTGGGCGGCTCCTCTGGCGGTCAGCGCGAATTCGTGCCGGTGCTGGCGCGCGCGGCGGTCGCCGTCGGTGTCGCCGGCCTGTTTATCGAAACCCATCCGGACCCGGATAATGCGCCCTCCGACGGCCCGAATATGGTGCCGTTGGCGTCGTTCGAAGGCCTGATGCGCGACCTGATGGCCATTGATCAGGTGGCTAAGGCCATCACGGCGCGGGACTCCGCCCACTAA
- a CDS encoding IS630 family transposase (programmed frameshift), with the protein MLKLRTDYDGASLRALARGSGDAKQIRRLLALASIYDGSRRMDAAKMADVTVQIIRDWVERFNEHGPDGLLNRKAKGASPKLNAEQREALVRMVESGPIPAIHGVVRWRLIDLAGWVYDEYGIAVCETTLGRLLKGLGYRKLSARPKHHGQNEYALEDFKKTLPTQIAEIRSHLPKGTQIELWFQDEARIGQKNKITRRWAKRGTRPSAPKDQRTKWAYIFGAICPRKGKAAGIVMPFCDSFAMKQHLDEISACVDKGCHAVLILDRAGWHTSQKLEIPSNITLLPLPAKAPELNPQENVWQFMRDNWLSNRIFTSYDDIVDHCCAAWNKLVEQPWRIMSCPSDCGNGHKSTNQCRLV; encoded by the exons ATGTTGAAGCTTCGAACAGATTATGATGGCGCGTCATTGCGTGCCTTGGCGCGGGGAAGCGGGGATGCGAAGCAAATTCGACGCTTGCTGGCGTTGGCGTCCATATACGACGGTAGCCGGCGCATGGACGCGGCGAAGATGGCTGATGTCACCGTACAGATCATTCGGGATTGGGTTGAGCGGTTCAATGAGCATGGCCCTGACGGGCTTTTGAACCGGAAAGCGAAAGGAGCGAGCCCCAAGCTGAATGCCGAGCAGCGAGAGGCATTGGTTCGGATGGTTGAAAGTGGTCCCATTCCCGCCATCCATGGCGTTGTTCGGTGGCGTCTCATCGATCTGGCCGGTTGGGTTTATGACGAATATGGTATCGCTGTCTGTGAGACAACGCTTGGCCGTCTTTTGAAGGGCCTGGGCTACCGCAAGCTGTCCGCGCGCCCCAAACATCACGGGCAGAATGAATACGCTCTCGAAGATTTTAAAAAAAC ACTCCCGACGCAAATCGCGGAAATCCGATCACACCTACCGAAAGGCACACAAATCGAGTTGTGGTTTCAGGATGAGGCCCGCATCGGGCAGAAGAACAAGATCACTCGAAGGTGGGCCAAGCGGGGCACGCGACCATCGGCTCCAAAAGACCAACGCACGAAATGGGCCTATATCTTCGGTGCGATTTGTCCGCGTAAAGGAAAGGCCGCTGGTATCGTTATGCCCTTCTGCGACAGCTTTGCCATGAAGCAGCATCTCGACGAAATCAGCGCCTGCGTGGACAAGGGATGTCATGCTGTCCTCATCCTTGATCGAGCCGGCTGGCATACCTCTCAGAAGCTCGAAATTCCATCGAACATCACGCTGTTACCATTACCTGCCAAAGCGCCAGAGCTTAACCCACAGGAAAACGTCTGGCAGTTCATGCGCGACAACTGGCTGTCCAACCGCATCTTCACTTCCTATGACGACATCGTCGACCACTGCTGTGCGGCATGGAACAAGCTTGTCGAACAACCTTGGCGCATCATGTCATGTCCCTCGGATTGCGGGAATGGACACAAGAGTACTAATCAATGCAGGTTGGTATGA
- a CDS encoding transposase family protein: protein MLPPLSRCATNRGSACPCCGSLSERVRSRYCRRVGDLPLAGRLVRLFVSARRFQCDFVSCKRRIFTERYDSAVLVPWARRTARLDYVVHQLGLALGGRPAASFTSRLMVPVSNDTLLRVVRRRSLKAFVPPSVIGIDDWAWHRNQRYGTIICDLERRRPIRLLPDREPATA, encoded by the coding sequence GTGCTGCCACCATTGTCACGGTGCGCGACGAACAGGGGCAGCGCTTGTCCATGCTGCGGTTCATTATCCGAACGTGTCCGCAGCCGGTATTGTCGCCGTGTCGGTGATTTACCACTGGCTGGGCGGCTGGTGCGCCTTTTTGTTTCGGCGCGTCGCTTTCAGTGCGACTTCGTCTCATGCAAGCGACGCATCTTTACCGAGCGGTACGATAGTGCGGTCCTGGTCCCATGGGCACGCCGGACAGCTCGGCTCGACTATGTCGTTCACCAACTCGGCTTGGCATTGGGAGGCCGACCGGCCGCCAGTTTTACCTCGCGCTTGATGGTTCCGGTGAGCAATGATACATTGCTGCGCGTCGTTCGACGGCGAAGCCTAAAGGCATTTGTACCTCCAAGCGTAATCGGCATTGACGACTGGGCTTGGCATCGCAATCAGCGCTACGGGACGATTATTTGTGACCTGGAACGACGGCGACCAATCCGACTTCTTCCCGACAGAGAGCCGGCAACGGCTTAG
- a CDS encoding 3-deoxy-manno-octulosonate cytidylyltransferase yields the protein MKPVILIPARMASTRLPNKPLADLNGEPMIVAVWRRAIEADLAPVWVATDTPDIAEAIRAVGGNAVMTKPEHPSGSDRIYEAITRIDPDRQYDILLNVQGDLPTVVPETIRAVFEPLKDAEVDIATPVAEIHTDQERNASSVVKMVGTPIAPGRFRALYFTRATAPWGEGPLYHHIGLYGWRRSALERFVTLAPSPLEQREKLEQLRALEHGMRIDAVEVAEVPLGVDTLADLEEARRRLREQ from the coding sequence ATGAAGCCGGTCATCCTCATCCCGGCGCGCATGGCCTCGACCCGACTGCCGAACAAGCCGTTGGCAGACCTCAATGGCGAACCGATGATCGTGGCCGTGTGGCGACGCGCCATCGAGGCTGATCTGGCCCCCGTCTGGGTCGCCACGGACACGCCGGACATCGCCGAGGCCATCCGCGCCGTTGGCGGCAACGCCGTGATGACGAAGCCTGAGCACCCGTCGGGCTCGGATCGTATCTATGAGGCTATCACCCGCATCGACCCTGATCGTCAGTACGACATCCTGCTCAATGTGCAGGGCGACCTGCCGACCGTGGTCCCGGAGACCATCCGCGCGGTGTTTGAGCCGCTGAAAGACGCTGAAGTGGATATCGCCACGCCCGTAGCCGAAATCCACACGGATCAAGAGCGCAATGCCTCATCCGTGGTCAAGATGGTAGGGACGCCGATTGCGCCGGGACGCTTCCGCGCCCTCTACTTTACCCGTGCCACTGCACCATGGGGCGAGGGGCCCCTCTATCATCATATCGGCCTTTATGGCTGGCGGCGTTCGGCTTTGGAGCGTTTCGTGACATTGGCCCCGTCGCCGCTGGAACAGCGCGAAAAGCTGGAGCAGTTGCGCGCGCTTGAACACGGTATGCGCATAGACGCTGTCGAGGTGGCCGAGGTACCGCTGGGGGTGGATACCCTAGCCGATCTGGAAGAGGCGCGCCGTCGCCTTAGAGAGCAATAA
- a CDS encoding IS630 family transposase encodes MSQTVSVIVSAEDQARLAAIIADRSRPLKHILRAKIVLYSADRLTALEVSRRAEVSRPAVWRWQRHYAEGGVERLLREGSRKPGRQAVPLVTVAKIVAMTCSEPPGEVTHWTGRAMAKASGLSLRTIQRIWEAHDLQPHRLRTFKRSKDPAFAEKVEDIVGLYMHPPAHALVLSIDEKSQIQALDRTQPGLPLKPGKCGTMTHDYKRHGTTTLFAAFNVLDGVVIGRCMQKHTHQEFIRFLNTVEREVPAGKNIHAVLDNYATHKHPKVRDWLARHPRWVFHFTPTSGSWLNAVENFFSVLTRRRIRRGVFKSVIDLQAAINRYLAEHNQDPKPFVWTKPAKEILAKIERRPVPSV; translated from the coding sequence ATGTCCCAAACCGTATCCGTTATCGTTTCCGCTGAAGACCAGGCGCGGCTGGCCGCGATTATCGCCGACAGAAGCCGGCCGCTCAAGCACATCCTGCGGGCCAAGATCGTCCTTTACTCGGCCGATCGGCTGACGGCGCTGGAGGTCTCGCGGCGGGCAGAAGTCAGTCGGCCCGCAGTGTGGCGTTGGCAGCGACATTACGCCGAAGGTGGCGTGGAGCGGCTGTTGCGCGAAGGTAGCCGCAAGCCAGGCCGGCAAGCCGTCCCCTTAGTGACCGTGGCCAAGATCGTGGCGATGACTTGCTCGGAGCCGCCCGGTGAAGTCACCCACTGGACCGGCCGAGCCATGGCCAAGGCTTCGGGCCTGTCGCTTCGAACCATTCAGCGCATCTGGGAAGCGCACGACCTTCAGCCCCACCGACTGCGTACTTTCAAGCGTTCCAAGGACCCTGCCTTCGCCGAGAAGGTCGAAGATATCGTCGGCCTCTACATGCATCCCCCCGCCCACGCTCTGGTCCTGTCCATCGACGAGAAGTCCCAGATCCAAGCGCTCGACCGCACCCAGCCTGGCCTACCGCTCAAGCCCGGCAAGTGCGGGACCATGACCCACGACTACAAGCGCCACGGGACCACAACCCTGTTCGCCGCTTTCAACGTGCTGGACGGGGTCGTCATCGGCCGCTGCATGCAGAAGCATACACACCAGGAGTTCATCCGCTTCCTGAACACCGTCGAGCGCGAGGTCCCCGCCGGTAAAAACATACACGCCGTCCTCGACAACTATGCCACCCACAAGCATCCCAAGGTCAGGGATTGGCTCGCGCGCCATCCTCGCTGGGTATTCCACTTCACTCCGACCTCCGGCTCGTGGCTCAATGCTGTCGAGAACTTCTTCTCCGTTCTCACAAGGCGTCGCATTCGGCGCGGCGTCTTCAAGTCTGTCATCGACCTTCAGGCCGCCATCAACCGATATCTCGCCGAACATAACCAAGACCCAAAGCCCTTCGTCTGGACCAAGCCCGCCAAGGAAATACTCGCCAAAATCGAGCGCCGACCTGTACCATCCGTTTGA